A region of Novipirellula aureliae DNA encodes the following proteins:
- a CDS encoding RND transporter: MKKNWMMSLSGLSLAFLVSGTLAISGCGNSETASDGAAGSGSPAVTNVDNSHGGWWCVEHGVPEEECALCDKTLVSKYKDADDWCDEHARPESQCFLCSPARFDKFAARYEAKTGHKPPQPEE; encoded by the coding sequence ATGAAGAAGAATTGGATGATGAGTTTGAGTGGTTTGTCTTTGGCCTTTTTGGTTAGCGGCACACTGGCAATCAGCGGATGTGGAAACAGCGAAACAGCATCCGATGGTGCTGCCGGATCCGGCTCACCCGCCGTGACCAATGTTGACAACAGCCACGGCGGTTGGTGGTGCGTAGAGCATGGTGTGCCCGAAGAAGAATGTGCGTTGTGCGACAAAACATTGGTGTCAAAGTATAAGGACGCGGATGATTGGTGTGACGAACATGCCCGTCCCGAGTCACAGTGCTTCCTATGCAGCCCGGCGAGGTTCGATAAGTTCGCCGCCCGCTACGAAGCAAAGACCGGTCACAAACCGCCCCAACCCGAGGAGTGA